From one Leptospira paudalimensis genomic stretch:
- the asd gene encoding aspartate-semialdehyde dehydrogenase has protein sequence MEKIKVGVLGATGSVGQRFIQLLEDHPYFTVTHLAASEKSAGQTYGDVMKSRWKISSDIPSYAKDIIISLPDPNVTKGVQLVFSGLDASIAGEVETAYAEAGVMVLSNSKNHRMDPNVPILSAEVNSHHLDVLSAQKTKGKIITNSNCTIMGVTISLKPLMDAFGLKSVMLFSMQAISGAGYPGVPTMDILGNVVPYIGGEEDKAEVEPQKCLGTVEGGVIKSADFKISAHCNRVPVFDGHTVCVSVSFDKKPKKEEILKVWADFQGEPQKLGLPFAPNPAILYREENDRPQPRLDLDTGKGMTTVVGRLREDSILDWKWVVLSHNTIRGAAGAAILNAELLYKKGYFK, from the coding sequence ATGGAAAAAATCAAAGTTGGAGTCCTGGGAGCAACAGGATCCGTCGGTCAAAGATTCATTCAACTTTTGGAGGATCACCCTTATTTTACGGTGACTCATTTAGCAGCTTCTGAAAAAAGTGCGGGCCAAACTTATGGTGACGTGATGAAGTCTCGTTGGAAGATTTCTTCTGACATTCCTTCTTATGCAAAAGACATTATCATTTCATTACCAGATCCAAATGTAACAAAAGGCGTACAACTTGTGTTTAGTGGTCTAGACGCATCCATTGCAGGAGAAGTGGAGACTGCTTATGCGGAAGCTGGAGTGATGGTATTATCCAATTCCAAAAACCATCGTATGGACCCAAATGTTCCCATCCTTTCTGCAGAAGTTAACTCACATCATTTGGATGTTCTTTCTGCACAAAAAACAAAAGGGAAAATCATCACAAATTCCAATTGTACAATAATGGGAGTGACGATCTCACTTAAACCACTCATGGATGCATTTGGATTAAAGTCTGTTATGTTATTTTCAATGCAGGCCATTTCAGGTGCAGGTTACCCTGGTGTTCCAACCATGGACATCCTTGGAAACGTTGTGCCTTATATCGGTGGAGAAGAAGACAAGGCGGAAGTGGAACCTCAAAAATGTTTGGGGACTGTGGAAGGTGGTGTCATTAAATCAGCAGACTTTAAAATCTCTGCTCATTGTAACCGAGTTCCTGTATTTGATGGGCACACTGTTTGTGTTTCTGTATCCTTTGATAAAAAACCAAAAAAAGAAGAGATTTTAAAGGTTTGGGCAGATTTTCAAGGGGAACCACAGAAATTGGGATTGCCGTTTGCACCGAACCCCGCTATTCTTTACCGCGAAGAAAACGACCGCCCTCAACCTCGTCTCGATTTGGACACAGGAAAGGGAATGACAACTGTTGTGGGAAGGTTACGAGAAGATTCAATCTTGGACTGGAAATGGGTAGTTCTTTCGCATAACACGATTCGAGGTGCCGCTGGTGCTGCTATCTTGAATGCTGAGTTATTGTATAAAAAAGGATATTTTAAGTAA